One Pseudomonas fluorescens genomic region harbors:
- a CDS encoding ABC transporter ATP-binding protein, translated as MGQPTAIEVRNVSKRYSDDPGLAPALDNVSVNIADNEFFTLLGPSGCGKTTLLRTIAGFEHVSEGEIRLAGEPVNDLPPFKRRVNTVFQSYALFPHMSVAQNIAFGLEMQGLQRKSIPDRVSEMLALVQMEHLAGRKPAELSGGQQQRVALARALAPKPKVLLLDEPLSALDLKLRKEMQVELKRVQKEAGITFIFVTHDQEEALTLSDRIAVMSAGKILQIGTPTDIYEHPTHRFVAQFIGDINFLPGQLKHGEHNEKLFVPNGLPIEIPCQQQSFTGGNVQLAFRPERSQLVDLNQPHHLRGVIEAVLYVGTATLYQCRLHNDIKVMLRENNEGLNRGRAVGEGVAVHLPPHACLLMEA; from the coding sequence ATGGGTCAGCCAACAGCAATTGAAGTGCGCAATGTTTCAAAACGATATTCTGACGATCCTGGCCTGGCGCCAGCCCTCGACAACGTGTCGGTGAACATCGCCGATAACGAATTCTTCACCCTGCTTGGCCCCTCGGGCTGCGGCAAAACCACCTTGCTGCGCACCATTGCCGGCTTCGAGCACGTCAGCGAAGGCGAGATTCGCCTGGCTGGCGAACCGGTCAACGATCTGCCGCCGTTCAAGCGCCGGGTCAACACGGTGTTCCAAAGTTACGCGCTGTTTCCGCACATGAGTGTGGCGCAGAATATCGCCTTCGGGCTCGAGATGCAGGGTCTTCAACGCAAGTCGATTCCGGATCGGGTCAGCGAGATGCTCGCGCTGGTGCAAATGGAGCACCTGGCCGGGCGCAAACCGGCTGAATTGTCCGGTGGCCAACAGCAGCGCGTAGCGCTGGCCCGTGCCCTGGCGCCGAAACCGAAAGTGCTGCTGTTGGACGAACCGCTGTCGGCGCTAGACCTGAAGCTGCGCAAGGAAATGCAGGTTGAACTCAAGCGCGTGCAGAAAGAAGCCGGCATTACGTTCATTTTCGTCACCCACGATCAGGAAGAAGCGCTGACCCTGTCCGATCGCATCGCAGTGATGTCTGCTGGCAAAATCCTGCAGATCGGTACGCCGACTGATATTTACGAGCACCCCACTCACCGATTCGTCGCCCAGTTCATCGGCGACATCAACTTCCTCCCCGGCCAGCTCAAGCACGGCGAACACAACGAAAAACTCTTCGTGCCCAACGGCCTGCCGATTGAAATTCCCTGTCAGCAGCAAAGCTTCACCGGCGGCAATGTGCAACTGGCGTTCCGCCCGGAGCGCTCGCAACTGGTCGACCTCAATCAGCCGCATCACCTGCGTGGTGTGATTGAAGCGGTGCTCTATGTCGGCACAGCGACGCTGTACCAGTGCCGGCTGCACAACGACATCAAAGTCATGCTGCGCGAAAACAACGAAGGCCTAAACCGTGGCCGTGCCGTCGGCGAAGGCGTGGCCGTGCACCTGCCGCCGCACGCCTGCCTGTTGATGGAGGCCTGA
- a CDS encoding GntR family transcriptional regulator, with product MTEKKLETTVDRVYQGVYEAISKRSLRPGMKLGEASLAELFNVSRTSVRAALKQLEADGLVTTEPNKGASVSLPSNEEIRSLFETRRLIEIGIVTELCRRKDSAAMQDLREHLLLEDAAHAAGDHERLIHLLGEFHIKLARSLNNPVLIDWFQKLISRASLYAAALDDDSHEVCRDDEHLRLIEYIEAGNQSAAIELTCMHLNGIEKAILDVAAKMKTGYHPLKHLIGV from the coding sequence ATGACCGAGAAGAAGCTGGAAACCACGGTCGACCGCGTCTACCAAGGGGTTTACGAGGCGATCAGCAAGCGTTCGCTGCGACCCGGAATGAAGCTGGGTGAGGCATCGCTGGCCGAATTATTCAATGTCAGCCGTACGTCGGTGCGCGCGGCGTTGAAGCAATTGGAGGCCGACGGACTGGTCACCACTGAGCCCAATAAAGGTGCGTCGGTGTCATTGCCGAGCAACGAAGAGATCCGTTCGCTGTTCGAAACCCGTCGGCTGATCGAGATCGGTATCGTCACCGAACTGTGCCGACGCAAGGACAGCGCCGCGATGCAGGACCTGCGGGAGCACCTGCTGCTGGAAGATGCCGCCCACGCTGCCGGGGATCATGAACGGCTGATTCATCTGCTCGGCGAATTTCACATCAAACTGGCGCGCAGCTTGAACAATCCGGTCCTGATCGACTGGTTTCAGAAGCTGATCTCCCGCGCCTCGCTGTACGCTGCCGCGCTCGATGACGACAGTCACGAAGTCTGCCGCGACGATGAACATCTTCGCTTGATCGAGTACATCGAGGCCGGCAATCAGAGCGCGGCCATTGAGCTGACCTGCATGCATTTGAATGGCATCGAAAAGGCCATTCTCGACGTCGCCGCGAAGATGAAAACTGGCTACCATCCGCTCAAGCACCTGATTGGGGTGTGA
- a CDS encoding hybrid sensor histidine kinase/response regulator: MEFLSNSHGCEGWKGEMAGRICAFDWSNTELGPLAHWPASLCNTVQLMLASPLPMVMLWGRAGFMVYNDAYSQFAGGRHPYLLGSPVELGWPEVAEFNRHVVDTCLAGGTLSFRNKHLVLLRDGVPEDVWLDLYYSPVANDAGAPAGVMAMVVETTELVISERLRQEAEDAYRADNERVRLALNAGALLGSFVWDVKNNTLSADERFARTFSYPQDQDLSNLPQDIAESRIHPDDVEWVRERVDQSVQTGEPYNAEYRVRRNDGQYLWVLASGGCEFDEHGRPLRFPGVLIDIHERKNAEESLLKFTRNLEQRVADEVEARMAAEEQLRQSQKLESIGGLTGGVAHDFNNLLQVIAGNLHLLARHEPDNANVQRRVSASLAAVERGAKLSSQLLAFARRQPLSPAVCNPQQIFEGVGELLQRALGETIQIDVQLPQAPWHINVDRNQLENAILNLAINARDAMKGEGTIGLSAANVRLGAEFCNGKGIGPGDFVRVAVSDSGVGIPPHILEQVFEPFFTTKADGQGTGLGLSMVFGFVKQSGGHVEIDSELGKGTCVQLYFPRSLRPILNDSPSLPRQQSGGHETLLVVEDNDAVRASAVELLREEGYRVLTAANGDVAMQMLLEGAEVDLIFTDVVMPGLIKSSDLAAWAKVQTPPVPVLFTSGHTRDIISRNHQLSPDTHLLGKPYSPHALLQMLRAVLSA, encoded by the coding sequence ATGGAGTTTTTATCCAATAGCCACGGTTGCGAAGGCTGGAAGGGCGAAATGGCCGGGCGCATTTGTGCGTTCGACTGGAGCAACACCGAGCTTGGCCCGCTGGCCCATTGGCCAGCCAGTCTGTGCAACACCGTGCAATTGATGCTGGCCTCGCCACTGCCCATGGTCATGCTGTGGGGCCGTGCCGGCTTCATGGTCTATAACGACGCTTATTCGCAGTTTGCCGGTGGACGGCATCCGTATCTGCTCGGTTCGCCGGTCGAACTCGGGTGGCCGGAAGTCGCCGAGTTCAATCGGCATGTGGTCGATACCTGTCTGGCCGGCGGCACCTTGTCGTTTCGCAACAAGCATTTAGTGCTGTTGCGTGATGGCGTCCCGGAAGATGTCTGGCTCGACCTTTATTACAGCCCGGTGGCCAACGACGCTGGCGCGCCCGCCGGGGTCATGGCGATGGTGGTGGAAACTACCGAACTGGTGATCTCGGAGCGACTGCGTCAGGAGGCGGAGGACGCTTATCGAGCCGATAACGAACGGGTGCGTCTGGCGTTGAATGCCGGCGCTTTGCTCGGCTCGTTCGTCTGGGACGTGAAAAACAATACGTTGTCGGCTGACGAGCGTTTCGCTCGCACATTCTCCTATCCGCAGGATCAGGACCTGAGCAATCTGCCCCAGGACATCGCCGAATCGCGTATTCATCCGGATGATGTCGAATGGGTGCGCGAGCGGGTCGACCAATCCGTGCAGACCGGCGAACCGTATAACGCCGAGTATCGGGTTCGACGCAATGACGGGCAGTATCTGTGGGTGCTGGCCAGCGGTGGTTGCGAGTTCGATGAACATGGCCGGCCGTTGCGTTTTCCTGGCGTACTGATCGATATCCACGAACGCAAGAACGCCGAAGAGTCGCTCCTCAAATTCACCCGTAATCTCGAACAGCGTGTGGCTGATGAGGTCGAGGCGCGGATGGCCGCCGAGGAGCAATTGCGCCAGTCGCAGAAGCTCGAATCCATCGGTGGACTTACCGGCGGCGTCGCCCATGACTTCAATAATCTGCTGCAGGTAATCGCCGGGAATCTGCATTTGCTCGCGCGCCATGAGCCCGACAATGCCAACGTGCAACGGCGCGTCAGTGCCTCGCTGGCCGCCGTCGAGCGCGGCGCCAAACTGTCTTCGCAACTGCTTGCGTTTGCCCGACGGCAACCGCTGTCGCCAGCGGTGTGTAATCCGCAGCAGATTTTCGAAGGCGTCGGCGAATTGCTCCAGCGGGCACTCGGCGAAACCATTCAGATTGATGTGCAATTGCCGCAAGCGCCGTGGCACATCAATGTCGACCGCAATCAGCTGGAAAACGCGATTCTGAATCTGGCGATCAACGCCCGTGATGCCATGAAAGGTGAGGGCACCATTGGCCTGAGCGCGGCGAACGTTCGTCTGGGTGCGGAGTTTTGCAACGGCAAAGGCATCGGCCCCGGCGATTTTGTCCGGGTCGCGGTCAGCGATAGCGGCGTGGGTATCCCGCCGCATATTCTCGAGCAGGTGTTCGAGCCATTCTTCACCACCAAGGCCGACGGTCAGGGCACCGGGCTGGGGCTGAGCATGGTGTTCGGCTTCGTCAAGCAGAGCGGCGGGCATGTCGAGATCGACAGTGAACTCGGCAAGGGCACGTGCGTGCAGTTGTATTTCCCGCGCAGTCTGCGGCCGATTCTGAATGATTCGCCCAGCCTGCCGCGGCAGCAGAGCGGTGGTCATGAAACGCTGTTGGTGGTCGAAGACAACGATGCGGTGCGCGCTTCGGCGGTCGAATTGTTGCGCGAAGAAGGCTATCGGGTGCTGACCGCCGCCAATGGCGACGTGGCGATGCAAATGTTGCTCGAAGGTGCTGAAGTAGATCTGATTTTTACCGACGTGGTCATGCCGGGGCTGATCAAAAGTTCTGACCTGGCCGCGTGGGCCAAGGTACAGACGCCGCCCGTGCCGGTCCTGTTCACCTCTGGACATACCCGCGACATCATTTCGCGCAATCACCAACTCAGCCCGGACACGCATCTGCTCGGCAAGCCCTACAGCCCGCACGCGTTATTGCAAATGTTGCGTGCGGTGTTGAGTGCCTGA
- a CDS encoding excinuclease ABC subunit UvrA has protein sequence MTSKRNSKAPAGMVRVRGAREHNLKNVDVDIPRDALVVFTGVSGSGKSSLAFSTLYAEAQRRYFESVAPYARRLIDQVGVPDVDSIEGLPPAVALQQQRGTPSARSSVGSVTTLSSLIRMLYSRAGSYPPGQPMLYAEDFSPNTPQGACSQCHGLGRVYEVTEALMVPDPNLTIRQRAVASWPLAWQGQNLRDILVTMGIDVDIPWNKLPKKQRDWILFTEETPTVPVYAGLTPEETRVALKRKMEPSYQGTFTGARRYILHTFTHSQSALMKKRVSQFMRGSPCPLCDGKRLKREALSVTFAGYDIGELSQMPLLQVAEVLRPVAAANYLEHADETGETLTHAQTREARQQRVAAGASGHASAPDVRHTPNLSLEKRLAAQRIAEDLLERVSTLTDLGLGYLALERSTPTLSSGELQRLRLATQLGSQLFGVIYVLDEPSAGLHPADGEALFAALQRLKADGNTLFVVEHDVETMRRADWLIDVGPAAGEKGGRVLYSGPPAGLAEIADSQTRAYLFAEQQGAARTARTPSGWLKLEGITRNNLNSLSAEFPLGCFTSVTGVSGSGKSSLVSQALLELVGAQLGRPVVEAEADEPSLEDDAPPPSSGQITAGLDSIKRLVQVDQKPIGRTPRSNLATYTGLFDNVRKLFAATAEARDAGYDAGQFSFNVAKGRCATCEGEGFVSVELLFMPSVYAPCPTCHGARYNPQTLAIRWQGLSIAQVLQLTVDEAVTVFAGQPGIRRSLEVLRDIGLGYLRLGQPATELSGGEAQRIKLATELQRTQRGATLYVLDEPTTGLHPRDVDRLLEQLDTLVTAGHTVIVVEHEMRVVAQSDWVIDIGPGAGDQGGRIVAAGTPQKVAASKKSKTAPFLARALSR, from the coding sequence ATGACTTCCAAGCGTAACTCCAAAGCGCCCGCCGGCATGGTTCGAGTGCGTGGTGCGCGTGAACACAATCTGAAGAATGTCGATGTCGATATCCCCCGCGATGCGCTGGTGGTGTTCACCGGTGTGTCCGGTTCCGGCAAATCTTCGCTGGCGTTTTCCACGTTGTATGCCGAGGCGCAGCGGCGTTACTTCGAATCCGTGGCGCCATACGCGCGGCGGCTGATCGACCAGGTCGGGGTGCCGGATGTCGACTCCATCGAAGGTCTGCCGCCCGCTGTGGCGTTGCAACAGCAACGCGGTACGCCGAGCGCGCGGTCTTCGGTCGGCAGCGTCACAACTCTGTCGAGTCTGATCCGCATGCTCTATTCGCGCGCCGGCAGTTATCCGCCGGGGCAACCGATGCTGTACGCCGAAGATTTCTCGCCGAATACACCGCAAGGCGCCTGCTCGCAATGCCACGGGCTTGGGCGGGTTTACGAAGTCACCGAAGCGCTGATGGTGCCGGATCCGAACCTGACCATCCGCCAACGCGCGGTCGCATCCTGGCCGCTGGCGTGGCAGGGGCAGAACCTGCGCGACATCCTGGTGACCATGGGCATCGACGTCGATATTCCCTGGAACAAACTGCCGAAAAAGCAGCGTGACTGGATTCTCTTCACCGAAGAAACGCCGACGGTTCCCGTCTACGCCGGGCTGACCCCGGAAGAAACTCGCGTCGCCCTCAAACGCAAGATGGAGCCGAGCTATCAGGGCACCTTCACCGGTGCGCGGCGCTACATCCTGCACACGTTCACCCATTCGCAGAGCGCGCTGATGAAGAAGCGCGTTTCGCAGTTCATGCGCGGCAGTCCTTGCCCGTTGTGTGACGGCAAGCGCCTGAAGCGCGAGGCGCTGTCGGTGACGTTTGCCGGGTACGACATCGGCGAGCTGTCGCAGATGCCGCTGTTGCAAGTCGCCGAAGTGCTGCGGCCAGTTGCGGCGGCGAATTATCTGGAACACGCCGACGAGACCGGTGAGACCCTCACGCATGCGCAAACCCGCGAGGCTCGCCAGCAGCGCGTGGCCGCCGGTGCCAGCGGGCACGCCAGCGCTCCGGATGTGCGGCATACGCCGAATCTGTCGCTGGAGAAGCGTCTGGCAGCGCAGCGGATCGCCGAAGATCTGCTGGAGCGGGTCAGCACGCTGACGGATCTGGGCCTCGGTTACCTGGCCCTGGAACGCAGCACGCCGACGCTGTCGTCCGGCGAGTTGCAGCGTCTGCGGCTGGCGACGCAATTGGGCTCGCAGCTGTTCGGCGTGATCTATGTACTCGACGAGCCGTCCGCCGGTTTGCATCCGGCTGATGGCGAGGCGTTGTTTGCAGCGCTGCAGCGCTTGAAGGCTGACGGCAATACCTTGTTCGTGGTTGAGCATGACGTGGAAACGATGCGTCGCGCCGACTGGCTGATCGATGTCGGCCCGGCGGCGGGAGAGAAGGGCGGGCGCGTGCTGTACAGCGGCCCGCCCGCCGGACTCGCCGAGATTGCGGATTCGCAGACCCGCGCTTATCTGTTCGCTGAGCAACAAGGTGCCGCTCGCACCGCGCGTACGCCGAGCGGCTGGCTGAAGCTGGAGGGCATCACCCGAAATAATCTGAATAGTCTCAGCGCCGAGTTTCCGCTGGGCTGCTTCACGTCAGTGACCGGCGTGTCCGGCTCCGGCAAATCCAGTCTGGTCAGTCAGGCCTTGCTGGAACTGGTGGGCGCGCAGTTGGGGCGTCCTGTGGTCGAAGCCGAAGCGGATGAGCCCAGTCTTGAAGACGATGCACCGCCGCCCAGCAGCGGCCAGATCACGGCGGGGCTGGATTCGATCAAGCGTCTGGTTCAGGTCGATCAGAAACCGATCGGGCGCACGCCGCGTTCGAACCTCGCGACCTACACCGGGCTGTTCGACAATGTGCGCAAACTGTTCGCCGCGACTGCTGAGGCGCGTGACGCCGGGTATGACGCCGGGCAATTTTCTTTCAACGTCGCCAAGGGCCGCTGCGCCACCTGCGAGGGCGAGGGGTTTGTCAGCGTTGAGTTGTTGTTCATGCCCAGCGTGTACGCGCCGTGCCCGACCTGCCACGGCGCTCGCTATAACCCGCAGACCCTGGCGATTCGCTGGCAAGGCCTGAGCATCGCGCAGGTGCTGCAACTGACGGTGGATGAGGCTGTAACGGTGTTTGCCGGGCAGCCGGGGATCCGTCGTTCGCTGGAAGTGCTGCGCGATATTGGCCTGGGTTATCTGCGCTTGGGGCAACCGGCGACGGAACTGTCCGGCGGTGAGGCGCAGCGGATCAAACTGGCGACCGAATTGCAACGCACCCAGCGCGGCGCGACGCTGTACGTGCTGGATGAACCGACCACGGGGCTGCATCCGCGCGACGTCGATCGGTTGCTGGAACAACTCGATACGCTGGTGACGGCGGGGCACACGGTGATCGTGGTCGAGCATGAAATGCGCGTGGTGGCGCAAAGTGATTGGGTGATCGACATCGGTCCGGGGGCGGGGGATCAGGGCGGCCGCATTGTTGCGGCGGGCACCCCGCAGAAAGTCGCGGCCAGCAAGAAAAGCAAGACTGCGCCTTTTCTCGCGCGAGCGCTAAGCCGATGA
- a CDS encoding response regulator, whose product MNRDIRLLIVDDNVATRYALRRRLERHGYEVLEAGTGSDGLALIESEALDALILDVNLPDMSGFDIVRLLRADPRTALLPVIHVSAASIQTGDIITGLDAGADAYLIHPVDPDVLLATLRTLLRVRDTENALRESEARFREIFANVSAPIAVLDANLKVHECNHAFTQLILDNQDQQALRECFADDQSAILNELRLRLVDGERWKGTLNMRVQGETRETEWQISPYRTPELSLVFVEDVTEHRHRERSHLARLDDTTTQLAKEVAERVRAEAQLLQVQKMDALGKLTGGIAHDFNNLLTGIITSLELIKKRVADERLDKVQFYTDAALNSAMSAASLTHRLLAFARQQPLDTRPVDINEHVRSLEELLVRTIGERIILKLELTNKPAIALVDPVQLESAVLNLVINARDALPSGGNIWVNTYAAYSHGDPNLADGAYVALSVRDDGTGIEHNVIDKVFEPFFTTKPLGQGTGLGLSTIYGFARQSGGDAHIRSVARRGTEVTIMLPGTNDPTGADAPSPVPGAKGSGEHVLIVEDMATVRLFVTEVLEDAGYRCTQAADIESALERLQNDPSINLLLTDVGLPRMSGRELADVARGWHPGLPILFMTGYAETALNRQVFLGSGMDMLVKPFQISELLDKVRRTLDGA is encoded by the coding sequence ATGAATCGTGACATCCGCCTGTTGATCGTCGATGACAACGTCGCCACCCGTTACGCCCTGCGCCGGCGCCTGGAGCGCCACGGCTACGAGGTGCTGGAAGCGGGCACGGGCAGCGACGGTCTGGCGTTGATCGAGAGCGAAGCGCTCGATGCGTTGATCCTCGACGTCAATCTGCCGGACATGAGCGGCTTCGATATTGTCCGCTTGCTGCGCGCCGACCCGCGCACCGCGCTGTTGCCGGTGATTCATGTGTCGGCAGCGTCGATCCAGACCGGCGACATCATCACCGGCCTCGACGCTGGCGCCGATGCTTATCTGATTCATCCGGTCGACCCTGACGTGCTGCTGGCGACATTGCGCACCTTGCTGCGAGTGCGCGACACCGAAAATGCCCTGCGCGAAAGCGAGGCGCGGTTTCGCGAAATTTTCGCCAACGTTTCGGCGCCGATCGCGGTGCTTGACGCCAACCTCAAAGTCCACGAGTGCAACCATGCTTTCACTCAGCTGATTCTCGACAACCAGGACCAACAGGCTCTGCGCGAATGCTTCGCCGACGATCAAAGTGCGATCCTCAACGAACTGCGCCTGCGCCTGGTCGACGGCGAGCGCTGGAAAGGCACGCTGAACATGCGCGTCCAAGGCGAAACGCGTGAGACCGAGTGGCAGATTTCGCCGTATCGCACCCCTGAACTGAGTCTGGTGTTCGTCGAGGACGTCACCGAACATCGCCATCGCGAGCGCTCGCATTTGGCGCGCCTGGATGACACCACCACGCAACTGGCCAAGGAAGTTGCCGAACGCGTGCGTGCTGAAGCGCAATTGCTGCAAGTGCAGAAAATGGATGCCCTGGGCAAGCTCACTGGCGGCATCGCTCACGACTTCAACAATTTGCTGACCGGCATCATCACCAGTCTGGAACTGATCAAAAAGCGCGTCGCTGACGAGCGTCTGGACAAGGTGCAGTTCTATACCGATGCGGCATTGAATTCGGCGATGAGCGCCGCTTCCCTGACTCACCGCTTGCTCGCGTTTGCTCGTCAGCAACCGCTGGACACGCGACCGGTGGACATCAACGAACACGTGCGTTCGCTCGAAGAATTGCTGGTGCGCACCATTGGCGAACGCATCATCCTCAAGCTGGAACTGACCAACAAACCGGCGATTGCACTGGTCGACCCGGTGCAGTTGGAAAGCGCGGTGCTGAATCTGGTGATCAACGCCCGCGACGCCCTGCCCTCGGGCGGCAACATCTGGGTCAATACCTATGCGGCGTATTCTCATGGCGACCCGAATCTGGCCGATGGCGCGTACGTGGCGCTGTCGGTGCGCGACGATGGCACCGGCATCGAACATAACGTGATCGACAAGGTGTTCGAACCGTTTTTCACCACCAAACCGCTGGGCCAGGGCACCGGTCTGGGGCTATCGACGATCTACGGTTTCGCCCGTCAGTCCGGCGGTGACGCGCATATCCGCAGCGTCGCTCGTCGTGGCACGGAAGTGACCATCATGCTGCCCGGCACCAATGACCCCACCGGAGCGGACGCGCCGTCACCGGTGCCCGGTGCCAAAGGCAGCGGCGAGCATGTGTTGATCGTCGAGGACATGGCCACTGTGCGGTTGTTCGTCACCGAAGTGCTGGAAGACGCCGGGTATCGTTGCACGCAGGCGGCGGACATCGAATCGGCGCTGGAGCGATTGCAGAATGATCCATCGATCAACCTGCTGCTCACCGATGTCGGCCTGCCCCGGATGAGCGGCCGTGAACTGGCGGACGTCGCTCGCGGCTGGCATCCAGGCCTGCCGATCCTGTTCATGACCGGCTACGCCGAAACCGCCCTCAACCGCCAGGTCTTCCTTGGCAGCGGCATGGACATGCTGGTCAAACCGTTCCAGATCAGCGAGCTGCTGGACAAGGTGCGCCGCACACTCGACGGCGCCTGA
- a CDS encoding sensor histidine kinase, with product MADSTTLSPAEQAACIARLQAEITALREELDETNQGVLALYGELDNQAEELRQASDLKSRFLSYMSHEFRTPLGSILSINSLLADELDGPLSPEQHKQVAFVSTAARELSDMVDDLLDLAKIEAGRITISPAWFDMFDLFSALRGMFRPIVDASTVDLIFEEPSGLPRLYTDDKKLGQILRNFISNSLKFTTRGEVRVSARMEGEDQIRFAVSDTGIGIAPELHDTLFEDFSQVDSPLQKRLRGTGLGLSLCKRFAALLGGEVGVQSTPGVGSTFFVIIPLAIAMENVDES from the coding sequence ATGGCTGACTCGACAACGCTGAGCCCTGCCGAACAGGCAGCGTGCATTGCCCGGTTGCAGGCCGAAATCACGGCGCTGCGCGAAGAACTCGACGAGACCAACCAGGGCGTTCTGGCGCTGTACGGCGAACTCGACAATCAAGCCGAAGAATTGCGCCAGGCGTCGGATCTGAAAAGCCGTTTTCTGTCCTACATGAGCCATGAGTTCCGCACGCCGCTGGGCTCGATTCTGAGTATCAACAGTCTGCTCGCCGACGAACTCGACGGCCCGCTGAGTCCTGAGCAACACAAGCAGGTTGCGTTTGTCAGTACAGCGGCTCGCGAGCTCAGTGACATGGTCGACGACCTGCTCGATCTGGCGAAAATCGAAGCCGGGCGCATCACCATCTCACCGGCCTGGTTCGACATGTTCGACCTGTTCTCGGCCTTGCGGGGGATGTTCCGGCCGATCGTCGATGCCTCCACCGTGGACTTGATCTTCGAAGAACCCAGCGGTCTGCCCCGTCTGTACACCGATGACAAGAAGCTCGGGCAGATCTTGCGCAACTTCATTTCCAACTCGCTGAAATTCACCACCCGTGGCGAGGTGCGCGTATCGGCGCGCATGGAAGGTGAAGACCAGATTCGCTTCGCCGTCAGCGACACTGGCATCGGCATCGCGCCAGAGTTGCATGACACCTTGTTCGAGGATTTCTCCCAGGTCGATTCGCCGCTGCAAAAACGCTTGCGCGGCACCGGTCTGGGCCTGTCATTGTGCAAGCGTTTCGCGGCTCTGCTGGGCGGCGAAGTAGGCGTCCAAAGCACGCCTGGCGTCGGCTCAACGTTTTTTGTCATTATCCCGCTGGCAATCGCTATGGAGAACGTCGATGAATCGTGA
- a CDS encoding ATP-binding protein: MNIAGSLTQVLPIEDSSQIGHARRTAQKLAEQHGFDENDAGRVALVATELASNVLKHAQGGEFHLRVVPRPDNAFGIEMQTVDRAQGFDLDACLADGFSTGGTQGIGLGAVSRQTNVFDVYADHRGAVLLARIYPRSDRHADVRFGVSQHSLHADPACGDVWYLAYARTRLSALVVDGLGHGEEAERAGLAGAEAFARAPFADPVVLMEDLHQGMLGTRGGAVAFTQFDSQRDGLTFAGVGNIGATLLGDGKSRGLASHPGIVGAQYRKAKPFDYAHVNGHLLIMYSDGLQSRWNLQDYPGLVHRHPAVIASVLHRDFCRGRDDVTVLVVALEAAHG, from the coding sequence ATGAATATCGCCGGGTCGTTGACCCAGGTTTTGCCGATCGAGGACAGCAGTCAGATCGGGCACGCGCGGCGCACCGCGCAGAAACTCGCCGAGCAGCACGGCTTCGATGAAAACGATGCCGGGCGCGTGGCGCTGGTGGCCACGGAACTGGCCAGCAACGTGCTCAAACATGCCCAGGGCGGCGAATTCCACCTGCGCGTGGTGCCACGGCCCGATAACGCTTTCGGCATTGAAATGCAGACTGTGGACCGGGCGCAGGGCTTTGACCTTGACGCCTGTCTGGCGGACGGTTTTTCCACCGGCGGCACGCAAGGCATCGGTCTCGGCGCGGTATCGCGTCAGACCAACGTGTTTGATGTCTACGCGGACCACCGTGGCGCTGTGCTGTTGGCGCGGATCTATCCGCGCAGCGATCGTCACGCCGATGTGCGCTTTGGTGTCAGCCAGCATTCGCTGCATGCCGATCCAGCGTGCGGCGATGTCTGGTACCTGGCTTACGCCCGCACAAGACTTAGCGCGCTGGTTGTCGACGGACTCGGTCATGGCGAAGAAGCCGAGCGCGCGGGTCTGGCCGGCGCCGAGGCATTCGCCCGGGCGCCGTTTGCCGATCCTGTGGTATTGATGGAAGACCTGCATCAGGGAATGCTCGGTACCCGCGGTGGCGCGGTCGCTTTCACCCAATTCGACAGCCAGCGCGACGGCTTGACCTTCGCCGGTGTCGGCAACATCGGCGCCACCCTGTTGGGGGATGGCAAATCGCGCGGTCTGGCCTCGCATCCTGGCATCGTCGGTGCTCAGTACCGAAAAGCCAAACCTTTTGACTATGCTCACGTGAACGGACATTTATTGATTATGTACAGCGACGGCTTACAGTCCCGTTGGAACCTTCAAGACTACCCCGGTCTGGTGCATCGCCACCCTGCCGTGATAGCCAGCGTCCTGCACCGCGACTTCTGCCGCGGGCGCGATGACGTCACGGTGCTGGTCGTTGCCCTGGAGGCCGCACATGGCTGA
- a CDS encoding anti-sigma regulatory factor, translating into MTVRSSGTQPILIEQDVVLARQTTRKLATECGMRLIDLTKLVTAVSELARNTMVYGGGGDMDWQILEENGRVGLRLTFRDQGPGIPDIKLAMTDGWTSGGGLGLGLTGAKRLVNEFELDTEPGKGTRITITRWT; encoded by the coding sequence ATGACCGTGCGCAGCAGCGGTACTCAACCCATTCTGATTGAACAGGACGTGGTACTGGCCCGCCAGACCACGCGCAAGCTCGCCACCGAATGCGGCATGCGCCTGATCGACCTGACCAAACTGGTGACCGCCGTCAGTGAGCTGGCGCGCAACACCATGGTCTATGGCGGTGGCGGCGACATGGATTGGCAGATCCTTGAGGAAAACGGCCGCGTCGGCCTGCGCCTGACTTTCCGTGACCAAGGTCCGGGCATTCCCGACATCAAACTGGCGATGACCGATGGCTGGACCTCGGGCGGCGGACTGGGCCTTGGCCTGACTGGCGCCAAGCGACTGGTCAATGAATTCGAACTCGACACTGAGCCCGGCAAAGGCACACGCATAACGATCACCCGATGGACATGA